The genomic window TCGAGCAGATGCAGGACGGCACGGGCACGCCGATCGATCCGGAGCGGTTCGTCGGCGACCTTGCCGACGTGCTGCGCGAGGTCGTCATGGATGCCCCGCGCGCGCACGCGATGGGCGAGGCCGGTCGGCACCGCGCCGAGCAGCACTTCGCCTGGGACGCGATCGCCCAGCGCACCCGCAGCCTGTACAAGAGCCTGCTCGTCTGACCCCGATCGGGCCGGGAGCGGCGATAGGCTGATCGCACCATGGCCAGTGTTCTCGAGTTCGACGACGTCACCTTCACGCGCGATGGCACGGCCATCCTCGATTCGGTCGATTGGCGGGTCGACGCGAGCGATCGCTGGGTCGTCCTCGGCCCCAACGGCGCCGGCAAGACCACGCTCCTGCAGCTCGCTGCCTCGATGCTGCACTCCTCCTCGGGCTCCGTCACGGTGCTCGACGAGCGCGTCGGCTCGAGCGACCTCGCCGAGCTGCGCCCGCGCATCGGCTTCGCCTCCACCGCGATGGCCCGGCGCATCCCGGGCGACGAGCGCGTGCTCGACGTCGTCATGACCGCGGCGCACTCCGTCGCCGGTCGATGGAACGAGACCTACGAGGAGGTCGACGAGCGCCGCGCCCACCGCGTGCTGCGCGAGTGGCGCCTCGACCGCTTCGCCGAGCGCCGCTTCGGCAGCCTCAGCGACGGCGAGCAGAAGCGCGTGCAGATCGCGCGGTCGATCATGACCGACCCGGAGCTGCTGCTGCTCGACGAGCCGGCCGCGAGCCTCGACCTCGGTGCGCGCGAGGAGCTGCTGCAGCTGCTCGGAGCCTACGCCTCGTCGGACGAGTCGCCCGCGATGATCATGGTCACGCACCACGTCGAGGAGATCCCGACCGGCTTCTCGCACGCGCTGCTGCTCGCCGAGGGCTCCGTCTCGGCCTCGGGCCCGATCGACGAGGTCGTGACCGCCGAGCACCTCAGCGCGACCTTCGGCCTCGAGCTCACGGTGCACCGCGACGGCGATCGCTTCTCGGCGCGCGCCGCCTGACCCTCCGCGAGCTCGATCACCGATTCTGATAGTCTTGAGAGTCGGCCTGCGGAGCTCCGCGCTCCCGCCGCCCATCACACGTGCACCGCTGAATCCACCTCGACCGAATCCAAGGAACCGTTCATGAAGACTGACACCCACCCCGAGTACAAGGCGATCGTGTTCCGCGACCTCGCGTCGGGGGAGACCTTCCTCACCCGTTCGACCGTCACGAGCGACAAGACGATCGAGCTCGACGGCGTGGAGTACCCCGTCATCGACGTGGAGATCTCGTCGGCCTCGCACCCGTTCTACACGGGCAAGCAGCGCATCATGGACTCGGCCGGTCGCGTCGAGAAGTTCAACCAGCGCTTCAAGAACTTCGGCGCGTAGTCGCACCCGAGTTCTGCATGACGAAGGCCCCGCTCCGGCGGGGCCTTCGTCGTATCCGGGCGCGCCCGCTGCGGAGGTGACGTGCAGGGGCGCAGCGCCCGGCGTGCGGCGCGGGATGCCCGGCTAGCGCCGGACCGGCCAGCCGCGGTCGGCCGTGAACCGGTGGTCGCGCTCGCGGCGCATGTAGTCCTCGAAGGAGTCGCTCTGCGCATCGTGCCAGGCGATCTGCGCGGCGTGCAGCTCGTCGACCGTGGCCGGCAGCGCGGCGGCGTGCCGCTCGGCCAGCGCCTGGGCGACGCGCCCGGCGGCGATCGCGTCGACGCCGGCGTCGTGCGCGCCGCTCAGCGCGACGCCGTAGTGGGCGGCCGCGGCCTCGAGCGTGCGCTTGCCGCGGCGGTACCGGTCGACGGCCTTGTCGATGACCAGGGGGTCGACGACGGGCGCCGGCCGCCCCAGAGGCGCGAGGCCGTGCCGGAGGGCCTCGGCGCGCAGCAGGCTGAGATCGTAGGGGGCGTTGTAGATCACGAGGGGCAGGGGGCGGGCGAGGAGCTCGCGGAGGGCATCCAGGATCTCGGCGACGACCTGCGCCGCGGGGGCGCCGTGCTCGCGCGCGTGCTCGGTGCTGATGCCGTGGACGGCGGAGGCCCCTGCGGGGATCTCGACGCCCGGATCGGCCAGCCAGGCCCGCGACTCGAGCGGCTCGCCGTCGGGGCCGATGACGCCGACGTGCGCCGTGACGATGCGCGCGGTGCCGACGTCGACGCCCGTGGTCTCGAGGTCGAAGACGGCGAGGGTGCTGAGCAGACCGGACATGCCGGGCAGCCTAGGCGTGACCGCCGACGCCGTAGCCCGGACCGTGGTGCGGGTGCGGCTCGCGATCGCCCACGTGCAGCCAGTAGAAGCTCTGCGTGGCCATCGTCAGCGTGACGTTGCCGTTCTCGTCGACCGAGGGGAAGTCGGCGCCGCCGAAGAGATCCCACAGCGGGGCGCCCTCGTGGCCGTCGAGCGTGATCGTCGCCGCCACCGGGTTGTGCGCGAAGGAGAACACGCAGAGGATGCGCTCGGGGGCGTCGCCCAGGTGCGTGCCGCTGCCGCCGTACTCGCGCACGAAGGCGAGCACCGACTCGTGGTCGGTCTTCAGCACGCGGATGGTGCCGAGGCCGAAGGTGGGGTGCGCCTTGCGCACGTGGATGACGTTGCGCACCCAGTGCAGCAGCGAGCGCGACTGCGCCAGCTGGCTCTCGACGTTGATCTGGTTGTAGTGGTACACCAGCGACTGCACGACGGGCAGGAACAGCTTGCCCGGGTCGGCGTGCGAGAAGCCCGCGTTGCGGTCGGGCGTCCACTGCATGGGCGTGCGCGAGCTGTCGCGGTCGGGCAGCCAGATGTTGTCGCCCATGCCGATCTCGTCGCCGTAGTAGAGGAACGGGCTGCCGGGAAGGCTGAACAGCAGCGCGTGGGCGAGCTCGAGCTCGGCGCGCGAGTTGTCGAGCAGGGGCGCGAGCCGGCGGCGGATGCCGATGTTGGCGCGCATGCGCGGGTCGTAGGCGTACCAGCCGTACATCGCCTGCCGGTACTCCTCGCTCACCATCTCGAGGGTGAGCTCGTCGTGGTTGCGCAGGAACACGCCCCAGGCGGCACCCTCGGGCGCGTCGATCTCCTCGCGCAGCTGGCGCTCGAGCTCGGTCGCCTGCTGCGAGCGGAGCGCGTAGAAGATGCGCGGCATGACGGGGAAATCGAAGGCCATGTGGCACTCCGGCTCCTCCTTCGTGCCGAAGAACTGCACGACCTCGTTGGGCCACTGGTTGGCCTCGGCGATGAGCACGCGGCCGGGGTACTCCTTGTCGACCATGGCGCGCAGCGTCTTGATGAACTCGTGGGTCGCGGGCTCGCCCTCGCCGTTGCCGCCGTCGCTCTCGTAGAGGTACGGGATGGCGTCGAGGCGGAAGCCGTCGACGCCGAGGTCGAGCCAGAAGCGCACGACGTTGAAGATCGCCTCGTGCACGGCCGGGTTCTCGAAGTTGAGGTCGGGCTGGTGCGAGAAGAAGCGGTGCCAGTAGAACTGCCGGCGCTCGGCGTCGAACGCCCAGTTCGACTCCTCCGTGTCGACGAAGATGATGCGGACGTCCTCGTACTTCTCGTCGGTGTCGCTCCAGACGTAGAAGTCGCCGTAGGGGCCGTCGGGGTCGCTGCGCGACTGCTGGAACCACTCGTGCTGGTCGCTCGTGTGGTTGACGACGAGGTCGATGACGACGCGCATGTTGCGCTCGTGCGCCTTCGTGACGAGCTCGCGGAACTCGTCGATCGTGCCGAACTCGGGCAGGATCGCGGTGTAGTCGCTGATGTCGTAGCCGCCGTCGCGCAGCGGGCTCTGGAAGAACGGCGGCAGCCAGAGCGCGTCGATGCCGAGCCACTGCAGGTAGTCGAGCTTGCCGATGAGCCCGCCCAGGTCGCCGGTGCCGTCGCCGTTCGCATCCATGAACGACCGCACCATGACCTCGTAGAACACGCTGCGGCGGTACCACTGGGGGTCGAGAGCGAGACCCGGCAGGGTGATGGGGGCGGTGAAGTTCACGCGACTCCTCGAGAGGGGATGGATCGGTTTCGGGGCGAGTCAACCCTAACCGCGGTGGCGCCGACCCACGCACGTGCCGCGCCCCTAGAATCGGCCGGGTGCCCGTCCCCTCCCCGTACGCCGATGCCCTCTCGCGCATCCCGCGCCGCGAGTCGAGACTCGAGGTGCTCGGCGCCGCGACGGCCGTCGTCGAGTACGGCCCGGTGGATGCCGAGCGCACGCTCGTCGTCGTGCATGGCTTCCGCGGCGATCACCACGGGCTCGAGCCCGTCGTGGCGCAGCTGCCCCACCTGCGCATCATCGCGCCGGATCTGCCGGGGTTCGGCGACTCCGCCCCGCTGCCCGACCGGGCCCACGACATCGAGGGCTACACGGCCTGGCTCGACGCGTTCCTCGTCGCGGCCGGCGTGCGCGGCACCGCCGTGCTGCTCGGACACTCCTTCGGTTCGATCGTCGTCGCGGCGGCGGTCGCCGCGGGCGTGCCGACGCCCCGCATGGTGCTGGTGAACCCGATCGGCCAGCCTGCGCTCGCGGGCCCCAGGGGCATCCTCACCCGCGCCGCCGTCGGGTTCTACCGGGTGGGCGCCGCCCTGCCGGAGCGGCTCGGCTTCGCGGCCCTGCGCAGCCGTCTGGTGACGCGCATCATGAGCGCCTCCATGGCGAAGACGCGGGACGCGGCGCTGCGGCGCTGGATCCACGAGGAGCACGACCGCTACTTCTCGGCCTTCGCGAGCCGGCAGAGCCTGCTCGAGGCGTTCCGGGCATCCGTCTCGCACGACGTCTCGGAGTACGCCGCCCGCATCGCGCAGCCGACCCTGCTCATCGCCGCGGAGCGCGACGACATCACGCCGATCGAGGCGCAGCACCGGCTCGTGACGCTGTTCCCCGATGCGCGGCTCGTCGCCATCCCCGAGGTCGGGCACCTCATCCACTACGAGACGCCCGCGGTCGCCGCCCGGGCGATCGAGGAGTTCCTCGCGTGAGCGGGCCCGCGGGCACGCACCTCGTCATCGACTGCCGGTACACCCGCCTCGGCGCGCACGACGGCATCAGCCGCTTCACCGCGAGCCTCGTCGAGCACCTGCTGCCGCTGCTGCGCGACGACGAGCGGCTCACGATGCTCGTCAGCGACGAGCGCCAGCGCGCGATGCTGCCGGCGGGAGTGCCGGTGCACCGGGTGAGCGGCCCGACGAGCCCGCGCGAGCCCCTCGTGGCGCGGCAGGTCAACCGCATCGCGCCCGACGTCGTCTTCAGCCCCATGCAGACGATGGGCTCCCGCGGGCGGCGCTACCCGCTCGCGCTCACCCTTCACGACCTCATCTACTACGCGCATCCCACGCCGCCCCGCGATCTGCCCGGCCCCGTGCGACTGCTGTGGCGCCTGTACCACCGGGCCTGGTGGCCGCAGCGGATGCTGCTGAACGGCGCCGACGCGATCGTGACCGTGAGCGAGACGACCCGCGCGCTCATCGAGCGGCACCGGCTCACCCGCCGGCCCGTCGTCGTCGTGCCGAACGCCGCCGACCGCCCCGATCCGGCGCCCGAGCGCGCGCGGCCCGAGGGCGGCGTCGAGCTCGTCTACATGGGCTCGTTCATGCCGTACAAGAACGTCGAGACGCTCGCGCGGGCGCTGCACGGGATGCCCCGCGCGCGCCTGCACCTGCTGAGCCGCATCCGCCCCGCCGACCGCGAGCGCCTGCTCGCCCTCGCGCCCGCGGGCGCGATCGTCGCCCACAACGGCGTCAGCGACGAGGAGTACCGCGCGCTCCTCGACGGCGCGACGGCGCTCGTGCACGCCTCGCGCGACGAGGGCTTCGGGATCCCCCTCGTCGAGGCCATGGGCCGCGGCACCCCCGTCATCGTCAGCGACACCCCGATCTTCCGCGAGATCGGCGGGGATGCGGCGCTCTACGCGCCGGCCGACGACCCGAGCGCCTTCGCCGCCGCGCTCACCGCGCTGCTCGCGCCGGGGGAGTGGGAGCGCCGCTCGCGCGCGGGCCTCGCCCAGGCCGCGCGCTTCGACTGGGGCCGCAGCGCAGCCCTGCTGCTGGCGCTGCTGCGCGAGCTCGCGGCGCGCGGGCGCTGAGAGCCGTCGACCGGCGCGCGGGCGCCGGCGGGTCGGCGGCCGCGCGGGCGCTGGAGGCCGGACCGCCGCGCGACCGGCCCGGGGGCTAGCGCTCGCGCCCGGCGAGCGGGTTCTGCTGCTCGAAGTCCTCGGCGAAGGGGAAGATCGACGCCTCGTCGAGCGGGTCGTCGAAGGCCACCAGCGCGAGGTCTCCGTCGGCGTGCTGGAAGGAGTGCACCGAGCCGTTGGTGATCGGCTCGCGGTGCCGGCCCGGAGCGACCGACTCCAGCACGCTGCGGATGACGCCGCCGTGGCAGACGACGATGATCGCCTCGCCGGGATGCTCGGCCGCGACGCGGTGCAGGCCCGCGATGACGCGCTCGGCGACCGCCTCGCGCGGTTCACGGCCGGGAACCTCCGCACCGTCGGGGAAGCGGGCGTCGAGCTCGGCGCCCGTGCAGCCCTCGGCCTCGCCGTAGTTCCGCTCGACGAAGACGGCATCGAGCTCGGGGGCGGGCATCCCGACCCGCTCGGCGATGATCGCCGCGGTCTCGGCGGCGCGCGAGAGCGGCGAGGCGATGATGCGGCTCCACGCGCGCCCGCGCAGCAGCTCGCCCGCGGCGGCGGCCTGCTCGCGGCCGGTGTCGTTGAGGGGGATGTCGGTCGAGCCCTGGATGCGGCGCGCGCGGTTCCAGTCGGTCTCGCCGTGGCGCACGAGGGCGAACGCGGTCATGGTGTCCTTCCGGTGGGGGCCGGGACGATCCTAGGGGCCGCGCCTCAACCGCCCATGCCGGGGAGCGCGCTGGAGATGATCACCGAGCCCGCGTCATTGCAGGCCGTCGTCAGCTCGTAGGCGGCGATCTGGAACGCCTCGTCCTCGCGACCGACGCCGTCGACGGCCGCCCGCGCCGTCGCCCTCAGCGCGTCCGTGACTGCCGAGGTGCCGACCGGCGCGTAGCGCCAGGCATCGACGAGCGCCGCCATGCGGGTGTCGAACGCCGCCTGGTCGATCGCGCCGCTCTGCAGCTCCCACTCGGTGCGGAACGCGATGCCGAGGAGCGCGCTCGCCTGCCCGCACTCCCACTGGGGGTCGCCCTCGACCGGCATCATGAGCGACTCCGTCCGCGTGGGCGTCGGCGTGGGCGTCGCGGCGACCGCGGCCGGGCCCGCGTCATCGTTCACGGCCGCGGGCGCGGCGCAGGCCGCGAGCAGGAGCCCGGCGGCGGCTCCGGCGACGACGGGCGCACCCGCGCGACGGAGGAGGGTGCGGGTGAGGGCGGTGGTCGGCATGATTCCCCTTCGCGGATGCTCATCGGCTCGGGAGAGAGCGGCCCACCGACGGAGGGGAGTGCGACGATTCCTCGCTGATCATCGCGCGAGCATCCCGACCCGTCAAGCGCGCCGCGCCGACGAGAACGGGCACGGATCAGGAGCGCAGGGCGTCGCGGAGGGCGGCGAGCGTCTCGGTCGTGCCGGCCTCGATCTTGACCGCCGCACGGGAGTCGGCCTTGGTCGCGCCGCGGTTGACGATGATCGTCGGGATGCGGCGCTTCTGGGCGAGGCCGACGAGGCGGATGCCGGAGTTGACGACGAGCGAGGAGCCGAGGATGAGCAGCGCGTCGGCACGGGCGACGATGCCCCGGGCCTCCTCGAACTTCACCGGCGGCACGAACTCGCCGAAGAAGACCACGTCGGGCTTGAGGGTGCCCCCGCAGACGCTGCACTCCGGGATCGCGAAGCGGCTGACGTCGTCGACCTCGGCATCGCCGTCGGGGTTGATGGCGTGCGGGCCCTCGGGGTCGAGCCAGGGGTTGAGCGCCTCGATGCGATCGGCGATCGACTCGCGGGCGAAGAACTGGCCGCAGTGCAGGCAGGTGACGCGATCCATCGAGCCGTGCAGGTCGACGACGCGGCGCGAGCCCGCGCGAACGTGCAGCCCGTCGACGTTCTGGGTGATGATGCCTGCGACGTGCCCCTCGGCCTCCAGATCGGCGAGCGTGCGGTGGCCGTCGTTGGGCCGCGCCTCGGAGAACCGGCGCCAGCCGAGGTGGCTGCCCGCCCAGTAGCGGCGGCGGTAGGTGTCGTCGGCGAGGAACTGGCTGTACGTCATGGGCGTGCGCACGGGGGCGCCGGCGCCGCGGTAGTCGGGGATGCCCGAGTCGGTGCTCACGCCCGCTCCGGTGAGCACGGCGATGCGCGCCCCGCGCAGGATGCCCGTCGCCGCCTCGAGCGCCGTGCGAGCGTCGTCGCTCAGCGCCGCGGAGTCGGCCGCGGAGGCGGCCGGTGCAGCGGATGACGACATGAGACTCCTCTCGAGGGGTTCTCCACCAGGATAAGCGCGCGCGGTTTCCGGTATGTTTCCCCGGGCTGTGCGCCCGGAGCGGAAGGCGGAGCAGCGATGCGCATCGAGACGATCACGAGCATCGACGACCCCGGGCTCGCCGACTACGCGCGCCTCACCGACGTCGCGCTGCGCCGGGTGACCGAGCCCGAGGGCGGCCTCTACATCGCCGAGTCGCTCACCGTCATCGGCCGGGCCCTGCGCTCCGGCCACCGCCCGCGCTCGGTGCTCACGACCGAGAAGTGGCTGCCCGAGCTCGAGCGCCTGCTCGCCGACCACGACGTCACCGTCCACGTGGGCGCGGCGGGCGTGCTCGAAGACCTCACGGGGTTCCACCTGCATCGCGGCGCCCTCGCGAGCATGCACCGGCCGCCCGTCGTCGACCCCGCGACGCTGCTGCGGGATGCCCGGCGCGTCGTCATCGTCGAGGACGTCGTCGACCACACCAACGTCGGGGCGATCTTCCGCTCGGTGGCCGGCCTCGGCGCCGACGCCGTGCTCGTGACGCCCCGCTGCGCCGACCCGCTCTACCGCCGCAGCGTGCGCGTGAGCATGGGCACCGTGCTGCAGGTGCCGTGGACCCGCCTGCCCGAGTGGGACGAGGCGGCCCCGATGCTGCACGCCGCGGGCTTCACGATCGCCGCGCTCGCCCTCGCCGACGACGCGGTCGACCTGCGCGACTTCGCGGCGACCGCGCCGGAGAGGGTCGCGATCCTCGTCGGCGCCGAGGGCGACGGGCTCAGCCGTTCGGCCCTCGCGGCCGCCGACGTCGTCGTCACCATCCCCATGCAGCACGGGGTGGACTCGCTCAACGTCGCGGCCGCGAGCGCGGTCGCGCTGTACGCGCTGGGTTAGGCCCGCTCCGGCTCGTCGACCGCGCGGGCGTGCAGCACGAGCGCCTGCTCCGGCGCGAGCAGCGGCACGGGCAGCCCGAGCTCGGCGAGGGCCCGACCGCTCGCCGTGATGCCCCCGGCGGCGAGCCACGCGGGGGGAGCATCCTGCACCGCGCGCGGAGCGCCGCCCAGCTCGATCGGCTCGACCCGGTAGCGGCGCTCGGGGTCGAGGCCGGGGAACCGCATCGGCGGCGGCACGGCGACGGGGGAGGCGCCGAGGGTCACGAGCGCGATGAGGGCCTCGGCGCCGTCGTGCGCGACGACCCCGTGCACGAGGCGGGAGTCGTCGGGCTCATCGGTGCGCACGGTGCGCCCGCCGTGCAGCAGCGGCCGCAGCGCCTTGACCTGCTGCACCCACTGCCGCAGCGCCGCCCGGTCGTCGTCGGAGGCCCG from Microcella daejeonensis includes these protein-coding regions:
- a CDS encoding ABC transporter ATP-binding protein, which produces MASVLEFDDVTFTRDGTAILDSVDWRVDASDRWVVLGPNGAGKTTLLQLAASMLHSSSGSVTVLDERVGSSDLAELRPRIGFASTAMARRIPGDERVLDVVMTAAHSVAGRWNETYEEVDERRAHRVLREWRLDRFAERRFGSLSDGEQKRVQIARSIMTDPELLLLDEPAASLDLGAREELLQLLGAYASSDESPAMIMVTHHVEEIPTGFSHALLLAEGSVSASGPIDEVVTAEHLSATFGLELTVHRDGDRFSARAA
- a CDS encoding type B 50S ribosomal protein L31 gives rise to the protein MKTDTHPEYKAIVFRDLASGETFLTRSTVTSDKTIELDGVEYPVIDVEISSASHPFYTGKQRIMDSAGRVEKFNQRFKNFGA
- a CDS encoding 3'-5' exonuclease yields the protein MSGLLSTLAVFDLETTGVDVGTARIVTAHVGVIGPDGEPLESRAWLADPGVEIPAGASAVHGISTEHAREHGAPAAQVVAEILDALRELLARPLPLVIYNAPYDLSLLRAEALRHGLAPLGRPAPVVDPLVIDKAVDRYRRGKRTLEAAAAHYGVALSGAHDAGVDAIAAGRVAQALAERHAAALPATVDELHAAQIAWHDAQSDSFEDYMRRERDHRFTADRGWPVRR
- the treS gene encoding maltose alpha-D-glucosyltransferase, whose amino-acid sequence is MNFTAPITLPGLALDPQWYRRSVFYEVMVRSFMDANGDGTGDLGGLIGKLDYLQWLGIDALWLPPFFQSPLRDGGYDISDYTAILPEFGTIDEFRELVTKAHERNMRVVIDLVVNHTSDQHEWFQQSRSDPDGPYGDFYVWSDTDEKYEDVRIIFVDTEESNWAFDAERRQFYWHRFFSHQPDLNFENPAVHEAIFNVVRFWLDLGVDGFRLDAIPYLYESDGGNGEGEPATHEFIKTLRAMVDKEYPGRVLIAEANQWPNEVVQFFGTKEEPECHMAFDFPVMPRIFYALRSQQATELERQLREEIDAPEGAAWGVFLRNHDELTLEMVSEEYRQAMYGWYAYDPRMRANIGIRRRLAPLLDNSRAELELAHALLFSLPGSPFLYYGDEIGMGDNIWLPDRDSSRTPMQWTPDRNAGFSHADPGKLFLPVVQSLVYHYNQINVESQLAQSRSLLHWVRNVIHVRKAHPTFGLGTIRVLKTDHESVLAFVREYGGSGTHLGDAPERILCVFSFAHNPVAATITLDGHEGAPLWDLFGGADFPSVDENGNVTLTMATQSFYWLHVGDREPHPHHGPGYGVGGHA
- a CDS encoding alpha/beta fold hydrolase, with amino-acid sequence MPVPSPYADALSRIPRRESRLEVLGAATAVVEYGPVDAERTLVVVHGFRGDHHGLEPVVAQLPHLRIIAPDLPGFGDSAPLPDRAHDIEGYTAWLDAFLVAAGVRGTAVLLGHSFGSIVVAAAVAAGVPTPRMVLVNPIGQPALAGPRGILTRAAVGFYRVGAALPERLGFAALRSRLVTRIMSASMAKTRDAALRRWIHEEHDRYFSAFASRQSLLEAFRASVSHDVSEYAARIAQPTLLIAAERDDITPIEAQHRLVTLFPDARLVAIPEVGHLIHYETPAVAARAIEEFLA
- a CDS encoding glycosyltransferase family 4 protein; the encoded protein is MSGPAGTHLVIDCRYTRLGAHDGISRFTASLVEHLLPLLRDDERLTMLVSDERQRAMLPAGVPVHRVSGPTSPREPLVARQVNRIAPDVVFSPMQTMGSRGRRYPLALTLHDLIYYAHPTPPRDLPGPVRLLWRLYHRAWWPQRMLLNGADAIVTVSETTRALIERHRLTRRPVVVVPNAADRPDPAPERARPEGGVELVYMGSFMPYKNVETLARALHGMPRARLHLLSRIRPADRERLLALAPAGAIVAHNGVSDEEYRALLDGATALVHASRDEGFGIPLVEAMGRGTPVIVSDTPIFREIGGDAALYAPADDPSAFAAALTALLAPGEWERRSRAGLAQAARFDWGRSAALLLALLRELAARGR
- a CDS encoding histidine phosphatase family protein; this translates as MTAFALVRHGETDWNRARRIQGSTDIPLNDTGREQAAAAGELLRGRAWSRIIASPLSRAAETAAIIAERVGMPAPELDAVFVERNYGEAEGCTGAELDARFPDGAEVPGREPREAVAERVIAGLHRVAAEHPGEAIIVVCHGGVIRSVLESVAPGRHREPITNGSVHSFQHADGDLALVAFDDPLDEASIFPFAEDFEQQNPLAGRER
- a CDS encoding Sir2 family NAD-dependent protein deacetylase yields the protein MSSSAAPAASAADSAALSDDARTALEAATGILRGARIAVLTGAGVSTDSGIPDYRGAGAPVRTPMTYSQFLADDTYRRRYWAGSHLGWRRFSEARPNDGHRTLADLEAEGHVAGIITQNVDGLHVRAGSRRVVDLHGSMDRVTCLHCGQFFARESIADRIEALNPWLDPEGPHAINPDGDAEVDDVSRFAIPECSVCGGTLKPDVVFFGEFVPPVKFEEARGIVARADALLILGSSLVVNSGIRLVGLAQKRRIPTIIVNRGATKADSRAAVKIEAGTTETLAALRDALRS
- a CDS encoding TrmH family RNA methyltransferase — translated: MRIETITSIDDPGLADYARLTDVALRRVTEPEGGLYIAESLTVIGRALRSGHRPRSVLTTEKWLPELERLLADHDVTVHVGAAGVLEDLTGFHLHRGALASMHRPPVVDPATLLRDARRVVIVEDVVDHTNVGAIFRSVAGLGADAVLVTPRCADPLYRRSVRVSMGTVLQVPWTRLPEWDEAAPMLHAAGFTIAALALADDAVDLRDFAATAPERVAILVGAEGDGLSRSALAAADVVVTIPMQHGVDSLNVAAASAVALYALG